From Aspergillus fumigatus Af293 chromosome 5, whole genome shotgun sequence, a single genomic window includes:
- the set2 gene encoding SET and WW domain protein: MSSHDNADSPSSSVANAVTAMKIEQHDGAADMLLSNGGDAVLKRDSNGLSEHAVTAKDYPGMNDLASSTVKSRTSSLTPIKTENGDSTAKEEKVGGDITVKMEPGQPPKLSRSSSQKVVAQPPQLFLHLPDSTAEAQSTFEVMETCTYANKYMGYTEHAMECDCAEEWEPSLSRNLACGEDSDCINRATKIECVGDCSCGAECQNQRFQRKEYANVAVIKTEKKGFGLRAETDLRPHQFIFEYVGEVINEAQFRRRMRQYDEEGIKHFYFMSLSRGEFVDATKKGNLGRFCNHSCNPNCYVDKWVVGEKLRMGIFAERAIQAGEELVFNYNVDRYGADPQPCYCGEPNCTGFIGGKTQTDRATKLSNATIEALGIEDADSWDTVVAKRPRKKKMGEDDEEYVDSVQPKSLDENGVTKVMAALMQCKEKWIAVKLLRRIERCDDDRVRHRVVKMHGYQILNSQLTLWKDDFNVVLQILNILDGFPRLTRNKIIDSKIESTVQPLTTCGDERVEKKAAALLQHWATLEVGYRIPRMKRDPNAVASVSQFGRREHTTDEQKRSQSRSRSRSPSLDAPRGPANPGRKSNGPRNSQHHGARQFRRQFNPLPPGWFAAESHGRTYYYCARGDVTWTRPIHAAPEAEVPGQQAKNKALQGIIDNILNAKENTPKEKTVTPGTPQASRETASLNEGQERWRSYSEEKQKKLYENTLFPHIKYVVDKFKHKLPKEDLKRYAKDVAKKLVNSDFKNNRVEDPTKISEKQQKKVKAFCKEFFDKAVAKHRAYEQRKAEKQAKGGNSKADDMISGHNTVEDDVKLSDGEAEKVEENDNSMSSDPQGILKRKREDEMDIGEGAAEEAMKRQKSSTPIPPPPPPPPPLGDEEQPTPNGTGEDDFLAENGVSMLHSPGSAPTPPPPPPLSTEHSDNDEMGQSPSMSNHLLEQKSFPAPLGEEYEADSGKLSSNRIGIEGQV, encoded by the exons ATGTCCTCTCATGACAACGCGGACTCACCCTCATCTTCTGTAGCTAATGCGGTGACCGCGATGAAGATTGAGCAGCATGACGGCGCCGCAGACATGCTCCTCTCCAACGGTGGAGACGCCGTTTTGAAACGTGATTCCAACGGGTTATCAGAGCACGCTGTCACCGCCAAAGATTACCCTGGGATGAATGATCTGGCATCATCCACTGTCAAATCGCGGACTTCATCTCTAACTCCAATCAAAACCGAAAATGGAGATTCCAcagccaaggaagaaaaagtcgGGGGCGATATCACTGTCAAGATGGAACCCGGTCAGCCTCCTAAGTTATCGCGCAGCTCTTCGCAGAAGGTTGTTGCGCAACCCCCTCAGCTATTTTTGCATTTGCCGGACAGCACGGCGGAGGCACAATCAACCTTTGAAGTGATGGAAACTTGTACCTATGCCAATAAATACATGGGTTATACTGAGCATGCCATGGAATGCGATTGTGCTGAGGAATGGG AGCCGTCGTTGTCCAGGAATCTGGCATGTGGGGAAGATTCTGATTGCATCAATCGCGCTACCAAAATCGAGTGCGTGGGAGATTGCAGCTGCGGTGCCGAATGCCAGAATCAACGATTCCAGCGCAAAGAGTATGCAAATGTTGCGGTTAtcaagacggaaaagaaagGCTTCGGCCTTCGTGCCGAGACTGATTTGCGACCGCACCAATTCATCTTCGAATATGTCGGCGAAGTCATCAACGAGGCTCAATTCCGGCGACGCATGAGACAGtatgatgaagaagggatCAAACACTTCTATTTCATGTCCCTTAGTAGAGGAGAATTTGTCGATGCGACGAAGAAGGGCAATCTGGGTCGTTTCTGCAACCACTCGTGTAATCCCAACTGTTACGTCGATAAATGGGTTGTGGGTGAGAAATTGCGTATGGGAATATTTGCCGAAAGAGCTATCCAGGCCGGCGAAGAACTCGTTTTCAATTATAACGTCGATCGTTATGGCGCGGATCCTCAACCATGCTACTGTGGCGAACCGAATTGCACCGGCTTTATTGGAGGAAAGACTCAGACCGATCGTGCTACCAAGCTTTCTAATGCCACCATTGAAGCTTTGGGTATCGAAGATGCTGATAGCTGGGACACTGTTGTTGCGAAGCGGCCGCGAAAAAAGAAGAtgggcgaggatgatgaggagtATGTTGATAGCGTACAGCCTAAGTCCCTAGATGAGAACGGCGTCACCAAGGTCATGGCGGCCCTCATGCAATGCAAAGAAAAATGGATTGCTGTCAAATTGCTGAGGCGGATCGAGCGCTGCGACGATGACCGAGTCCGCCATCGTGTGGTGAAGATGCATGGCTACCAGATATTGAATTCCCAGCTCACCTTATGGAAGGATGACTTCAACGTTGTGTTGCAGATCCTCAATATTTTGGACGGGTTTCCCCGTCTTACACGGAACAAGATTATTGATTCAAAGATCGAATCCACCGTCCAGCCGCTGACAACTTGTGGAGATGAGCGagtcgagaagaaggccgccgcACTTTTGCAGCACTGGGCGACTCTGGAGGTTGGATATCGTATCCCTCGCATGAAGCGAGATCCAAATGCGGTTGCTTCGGTCAGCCAGTTCGGGCGGAGAGAGCATACTACTGATGAGCAGAAACGCTCTCAATCTCGTTCACGATCAAGATCCCCGTCGTTGGATGCTCCTCGAGGGCCAGCGAATCCAGGTCGGAAGAGCAATGGCCCCAGGAATTCCCAGCATCACGGTGCCCGTCAGTTCCGCCGCCAGTTCAATCCTCTGCCCCCGGGATGGTTTGCAGCCGAATCACACGGCAGGACTTATTATTACTGCGCCCGTGGGGATGTCACCTGGACTCGGCCGATTCATGCCGCACCTGAGGCCGAAGTCCCAGGCCAACAGGCGAAGAATAAAGCCCTACAAGGTATTATCGATAATATCTTGAATGCTAAGGAGAACACGCCGAAGGAGAAGACCGTCACACCTGGCACGCCGCAAGCTTCTAGAGAAACGGCAAGTCTCAATGAAGGGCAGGAGAGGTGGAGAAGTTACAGtgaagagaaacagaagaagctgtaTGAGAACACG CTTTTCCCTCATATCAAATATGTGGTGGACAAATTCAAACACAAGCTTCCGAAAGAGGACCTGAAGCGCTATGCTAAAGAT GTCGccaagaagctcgtcaaCTCCGACTTCAAAAACAATCGCGTGGAAGATCCAACGAAGATCAGCGAAAAGCAACAAAAGAAAGTCAAGGCCTTCTGCAAGGAATTCTTTGACAAGGCTGTTGCGAAGCACCGTGCTTACGAGCAGAGGAAGGCCGAGAAGCAGGCAAAGGGAGGCAACTCGAAAGCAGACGATATGATCAGTGGACACAACACCGTCGAAGATGACGTGAAGTTGTCTGACGGCGAAGCAGAAAAGGTTGAAGAGAATGATAACTCCATGAGCAGCGATCCGCAAGGCATCCTCAAGCGCAAGAGGGAAGACGAAATGGATATCGGTGAAGgggctgctgaagaagcgATGAAGAGACAGAAGTCATCAACGCCCAtacctcctcccccaccgCCACCGCCTCCTCTGGGTGATGAAGAGCAACCCACACCAAATGGCACTGGCGAAGATGACTTCCTGGCTGAGAATGGTGTTTCAATGCTGCATAGCCCGGGGTCTGCGCCGActccccctcccccgccACCCTTATCAACGGAGCACAGTGACAACGATGAAATGGGCCAATCCCCCAGTATGAGCAATCATCTGTTAGAACAAAAATCTTTCCCTGCGCCTCTGGGAGAGGAGTACGAAGCCGACTCAGGAAAGCTTTCGTCAAACCGAATTGGTATTGAGGGTCAAGTATAA
- a CDS encoding translation initiation factor 6 has product MAVRAQFENSNEVGVFARLTNSYAIVAIGASENFYSVFEAELQDVIPICHATIAGTRIVGRLTAGNRKGLLVPTTTTDQELQHLRNTLPDDVKIQRIEERLSALGNVICCNDHVALVHPDLERETEEIIADVLGVEVFRQTIADNVLTGSYMALSNQGGIVHPKTSIRDQDELSSLLQVPLVAGSVNRGSPVVGAGMVVNDWLAVTGLDTTATELSVVESVFRLGEMGPRGLGVGNANKESIVESFY; this is encoded by the exons ATGGCAGTCCGTGCGCAGTTTGAAAACTCCAACGA AGTCGGCGTTTTTGCCCGCCTGACAAACTCATATGCGATTGTCGCCATCGGCGCTTCAGAGAACTTCTACAG TGTATTTGAGGCGGAACTCCAGGATGTCATTCCCATCTGTCATGCTACTATTGCCGGCACCCGGATTGTCGGCCGTCTAACAGCAGG TAACCGTAAAGGCCTTCTCGTCCCCACAACGACAACGGACCAGGAACTGCAACATCTGCGGAATACGCTGCCAGACGATGTGAAGATCCAACGGATAGAGGAGCGGCTCTCGGCGCTGGGAAATGTCATCTGCTGCAATGACCATGTAGCACTAGTGCATCCGGATCTTGAGCgggaaacagaggaaat AATAGCTGACGTCCTCGGCGTCGAAGTCTTCCGGCAAACCATCGCCGACAACGTGCTGACGGGCTCGTATATGGCCCTCTCCAACCAGGGCGGTATCGTCCATCCCAAAACCTCCATCCGGGACCAGGATGAGCTCTCCTCCCTACTCCAGGTGCCCCTCGTCGCGGGCAGTGTCAACCGTGGCAGCCCCGTCGTTGGTGCCGGCATGGTCGTCAACGACTGGCTGGCCGTCACCGGTCTCGACACCACCGCAACCGAGTTGAGTGTGGTCGAGTCTGTCTTCCGGCTGGGCGAGATGGGTCCTCGTGGTCTGGGCGTGGGCAATGCCAACAAGGAGAGTATCGTGGAAAGTTTCTACTAA
- a CDS encoding putative UV excision repair protein (RadW): MKLTFKDLKQQKFVIEAEPSETVGQVKEKISKEKGWEVPQLKLIYSGKILQDDKTIETYNIEEKGFIVCMVSKPKAPSSAATPSQAPSTPSRAAASTPAAPSAPAPSAAPSAPAVPATPSPAAPAPAPTDASAAFNDPSALLSGSQSEAVISQMESMGFPRSDINRAMRAAFFNPDRAIEYLLNGIPDNIQQEQQQQAAAAAAAPRPSAPSGESAPSSTGGDEPVNLFEAAAQAGTGEGTGRGARAGAVGAGEGLPNLDFLRNNPHFQQLRQLVQQQPQMLEPILQQVAAGNPQIAQLIGQNEEQFLQLLSEEDDGALPPGTHAISVTEEERDAIERLCRLGFSRDLVIQAYFACDKNEELAANYLFENPDDPDDM, from the exons ATGAAGCTCACATTCAAG GATCTCAAACAGCAGAAATTCGTAATTGAAGCAGAGCCCTCGGAGACG GTCGGACAAGTAAAGGAGAAGATTTCCAAGGAAAAAGGATGGGAGGTACCTCAGCTCAAGCTCATCTATTCCG GGAAAATCCTCCAAGATGACAAGACCATCGAGACATACAACATTGAGGAGAAGGGTTTCATAGTATGCATGGTATCGAAG CCCAAGGCTCCCTCGTCTGCCGCTACACCTTCACAGGCCCCTTCGACACCTTCGAGAGCTGCTGCCTCCACGCCTGCTGCACCATCTGCTCCTGCCCCGTCTGCTGCCCCTTCTGCTCCGGCTGTACCTGCCACCCCCTCACCCGCCGCTCCGGCTCCGGCACCCACCGATGCGTCTGCTGCGTTCAATGACCCGTCTGCATTGCTGAGTGGCTCTCAGAGTGAGGCTGTCATCAGTCAAATGGAGAGCATGGGCTTCCCCAGAAGCGATATCAACCGTGCCATGAGAGCGGCGTTCTTCAACCCTGATCGTGCTATTGAGTATCTTTTGAAT GGAATCCCCGACAACATCCaacaagagcagcagcaacaggctgCTGCAGCCGCCGCGGCTCCCCGCCCGTCCGCCCCTTCCGGAGAGAGTGCTCCCTCGTCGACCGGCGGTGATGAGCCAGTGAATTTGTTTGAAGCCGCTGCCCAGGCCGGCACTGGAGAGGGTACTGGTCGTGGAGCTCGTGCCGGTGCTGTCGGAGCTGGGGAAGGACTGCCCAACCTCGACTTCTTGCGGAATAATCCTCACTTTCAGCAGCTCCGCCAGTTGGTCCAGCAACAACCACAGATGCTGGAACCCATCCTTCAGCAAGTCGCCGCTGGGAACCCCCAGATTGCACAGCTCATCGGTCAGAACGAGGAGCAGTTTCTCCAGCTCTTgagtgaagaggatgatggcgCGCTGCCTCCAGGCACCCATGCAATCAGCGTtacagaggaggagagagacGCCATTGAACGC CTTTGCCGGCTTGGTTTCTCTCGCGACCTGGTCATCCAGGCCTATTTTGCCTGTGACAAGAACGAAGAGCTCGCAGCTAATTACCTCTTTGAGAACCCTGATGATCCTGACGACATGTGA
- the smp3 gene encoding glycosylphosphatidylinositol-alpha 1,2 mannosyltransferase smp3 → MWRRTYLLLLLVRVYFALSPSYLHPDENFQGPELFAGRTLSYPSKLPWEFTSENPIRSVFPLWPVYSLPMGLLKWFYVELEIGNPSPEVAYYSLRAVMFLLSFVLEDWAIYELVPLPRHRRAAVVLVASSYVTWTYQTHTFSNSLETLLVTWGLVLIRRIAGQKRRSSVFSCVVLALITVAGVFNRITFPAFLLIPGLQLLPHFWRRPTSLFVFVLWGLFFSCTAIIIDTRFYRPSASVLDALRSPIITPLNNLLYNTKTSNLALHGLHPHYQHFLINLPQLLGPAFVAMILSLWNRPAIPSWLKTTQAVSALSGTAMLSVFPHQEPRFLIPCVPLLLSCFRLRKSRLFIVAWVIFNVALGFLMGVYHQGGVVPVQLAIPNIISANTLKSNKSLENQPRVSATVLWWKTYSPPSWLLGNNTNFPLDIDTRDLMGIPGAEMAQELEQLVPPCSSHSGTHMDDASAGSGRADRTNFVLVVAPRSATYLDQYTTAAAGSSGLELQELYSYPQHINMDDLDVGTDGLLATLKRVFGRRGLNVWLARRAGCD, encoded by the exons ATGTGGAGACGGACATACTTGCTGCTATTACTCGTTCGAGTCTACTTTGCGCTCTCGCCGAGCTATCTCCATCCAGATGAGAACTTCCAAGGCCCTGAGCTCTTCGCGG GTCGCACACTCTCGTACCCGTCCAAGTTACCGTGGGAGTTCACCTCTGAGAATCCTATTCGCAGCGTCTTTCCGCTATGGCCGGTTTACAGCTTGCCGATGGGCCTTCTGAAATGGTTTTACGTGGAGTTAGAGATAGGGAACCCCTCGCCGGAGGTGGCTTACTATTCTTTGAGAGCGGTCATGTTTCTTTTAAGTTTCGTTTTAGAGGACTGGGCCATCTACGAGCTGGTCCCGCTTCCGCGACATCGCCGGGCTGCTGTGGTGCTGGTTGCATCCTCGTATGTCACCTGGACATATCAGACGCacaccttctccaactcgcTTGAGACTTTACTGGTCACCTGGGGTCTGGTGCTGATTCGTCGCATCGCTGGACAAAAG CGACGCTCATCCGTTTTCTCTTGTGTCGTACTCGCATTGATAACTGTCGCTGGTGTGTTCAATCGGATTACCTTTCCGGCCTTTCTTTTGATTCCAGGGCTTCAATTACTGCCACACTTCTGGCGCAG ACCAACATCATTGTTTGTCTTCGTCCTCTGGGGCCTATTCTTCTCTTGCACTGCTATAATCATCGATACTAGGTTTTATCGCCCGTCTGCATCAGTACTCGACGCCCTCCGCTCGCCTATAATCACACCTCTCAATAATCTACTCTACAATACGAAAACTTCGAACCTGGCTCTTCATGGACTCCATCCACACTACCAACATTTTCTAATCAACTTGCCGCAGCTTCTTGGACCCGCATTCGTGGCAATGATCCTTTCCTTATGGAACCGTCCAGCAATTCCTTCTTGGCTGAAGACAACTCAGGCCGTTTCCGCTCTGTCAGGTACCGCAATGCTCTCGGTCTTCCCGCATCAAGAGCCGCGTTTCCTCATTCCTTGTGTGCCATTGCTGCTTAGCTGCTTTCGCCTGCGCAAATCACGTCTCTTCATTGTAGCCTGGGTCATTTTCAATGTTGCTTTGGGCTTCTTGATGGGCGTCTATCACCAGGGTGGCGTGGTACCTGTGCAGCTGGCCATCCCCAACATAATCTCAGCAAACACTCTGAAGTCGAATAAGTCGTTGGAGAATCAACCCAGAGTATCCGCGACAGTACTATGGTGGAAAACATACTCTCCCCCATCGTGGCTGTTGGGAAACAATACCAACTTCCCGCTAGATATTGATACCCGCGATCTGATGGGCATTCCTGGAGCAGAGATGGCCCAGGAGCTCGAGCAGCTGGTGCCGCCATGTAGCTCTCATAGCGGGACTCACATGGACGATGCCAGCGCCGGGTCTGGGAGAGCTGATCGAACGAACTTCGTGCTCGTGGTCGCCCCAAGGTCTGCTACATACCTCGACCAATACACAACAGCGGCCGCGGGCTCATCCGGTCTGGAATTACAAGAGCTCTATTCCTACCCGCAACACATCAACATGGATGATCTCGATGTCGGTACCGACGGGCTGCTCGCAACGTTAAAACGCGTCTTCGGCAGACGTGGGCTGAATGTCTGGTTAGCACGAAGGGCGGGCTGCGATTGA
- the skpA gene encoding SCF ubiquitin ligase subunit skpA, translated as MTTVTLTSSDGVDITVDRDVAERSILIKNMLEDLGESDEAIPIPNVNEVVLKKVIEWCTHHKNDPPSTGDDDDSRRKTTDIDEWDQKFMQVDQEMLFEIILAANYLDIKALLDVGCKTVANMIKGKSPEEIRKTFNIQNDFTPEEEDQIRRENEWAEE; from the exons ATGACTACTGTTACTCTCACAAGCTCCGATGGCGTTGACATTACGGTCG ACCGCGATGTTGCCGAACGATCGATTCTTATCAAGAACATGCTGGAAGATTTGGGCGAATCGGACGAGGCTATTCCTATTCCAAAT GTCAACGAGGTGGTGCTGAAGAAGGTCATTGAATGGTGCACTCATCACAAGAACGACCCTCCTAGCACCGGTGACGACGATGACTCTCGCCGCAAGACTACCGATATCGATGAATGGGATCAGAAGTTCATGCAGGTCGACCAGGAGATGTTGTTTGAAATTATCTTG GCTGCCAACTATCTCGATATCAAAGCTCTCTTGGATGTCGGCTGCAAGACTGTTGCGAACATGATCAAGGGCAAGTCCCCCGAagagattcgcaagacctTCAACATTCAGAACGATTTCACtcccgaggaggaggatcaaATCCGCCGTGAGAACGAGTGGGCCGAGGAGTAA
- the mdr1 gene encoding ABC multidrug transporter Mdr1, whose product MPAPETGASSREKSLEDLQVATLEKGRSTSSFGADNEKPHDHHSLSDTIMAPPDGKQKDHGKAVDLNDDSLFAHLQEHEKEVLKRQLDAPSVKVSFFTLYRYASRKDILIILVSAICAIAAGAALPLFTILFGSLASAFQGISLGTMPYHEFYHKLTKNVLYFVYLGIAEFVTVYVSTVGFIYTGEHLTQKIRENYLEAILRQNMAYFDKLGAGEVTTRITADTNLIQDAISEKVGLTLTAFATFVTAFIVAYVKYWKLALICTSTIVALVMVMGGGSRFIVKYSKKSIESYGAGGTVAEEVISSIRNATAFGTQDKLAKQYETHLAEAEKWGVKQQVILGMMIGGMFGIMFSNYGLGFWMGSRFVVGKEVNVGQVLTVLMSILIGSFSLGNVAPNGQAFTNGVAAAAKIYSTIDRRSPLDPYSDEGKVLDHFEGNIEFRNVKHIYPSRPEVTVMEDVSLSMPAGKTTALVGPSGSGKSTVVGLVERFYLPVGGQVLLDGHDIQTLNLRWLRQQISLVSQEPVLFSTTIFRNIEHGLIGTKFEHESKDKIRELVENAARMANAHDFIMALPEGYDTNVGQRGFLLSGGQKQRIAIARAIVSDPKILLLDEATSALDTKSEGVVQAALDKAAEGRTTIVIAHRLSTIKTAHNIVAMVGGKIAEQGTHDELVDRKGTYYKLVEAQRINEEKEAEALEADADMDADDFGQEGVTRIKTAVSSSNSLDAVDEKARLEMKRTGTQKSVSSAVLSKKVPEQFEKYSLWTLVKFIGAFNRPELGYMLIGLTFSFLAGGGQPTQAFLYAKAISTLSLPESMFHKLRHDANFWSLMFFVVGIAQFISLSINGTAFAICSERLIRRARSQAFRSILRQDISFFDREENSTGALTSFLSTETKNLSGVSGVTLGTIIMTSTTLGAAMIIALAIGWKLALVCISVVPILLACGFLRFYMLAQFQQRSKSAYEGSASYACEATSAIRTVASLTREQDVWGVYHDQLQKQGRKSLISVLRSSLLYASSQALVFFCVALGFWYGGTLLGHHEYSIFRFFVCFSEILFGAQSAGTVFSFAPDMGKAKNAAAQFKKLFDSKPTIDIWSDEGEKLESMEGEIEFRDVHFRYPTRPEQPVLRGLNLSVKPGQYIALVGPSGCGKSTTIALLERFYDALAGGVFVDGKDITKLNVNSYRSFLSLVSQEPTLYQGTIKENILLGVDKDDVSEETLIKVCKDANIYDFVMSLPEGFDTVVGSKGGMLSGGQKQRVAIARALLRDPKVLLLDEATSALDSESEKVVQAALDAAARGRTTIAVAHRLSTIQNADIIYVFDQGKIVESGTHHELIRNKGRYYELVNLQSLGKTH is encoded by the exons ATGCCTGCGCCTGAAACCGGCGCCTCCTCTCGGGAGAAGTCCCTCGAGGATTTGCAAGTAGCGACATTGGAGAAAGGACGTTCCACTTCATCTTTCGGTGCCGACAATGAAAAGCCACACGACCATCATTCGTTATCGGACACGATCATGGCGCCTCCAGATGGCAAGCAAAAGGATCATGGGAAAGCTGTCGACCTGAACGATGATTCTCTCTTTGCCCATCTCCAGGAGCACGAGAAAGAGGTACTCAAGCGACAGCTTGATGCACCGTCTGTGAAAGTCTCTTTCTTCACTTTGTATCGCTATGCCTCGAGAAAGGACATCCTGATCATACTCGTGAGCGCAATCTGTgctattgctgctggtgccgCTCTTCCCTTGTTCACA ATTCTCTTCGGTTCACTAGCCTCAGCGTTCCAGGGCATATCTCTGGGTACTATGCCCTATCATGAGTTCTATCACAAACTGACTAAGAATGTGCTTTACTTTGTGTATCTCGGTATTGCCGAGTTTGTCACAGTCTATGTCAGCACCGTGGGTTTCATTTATACTGGCGAACATCTCACACAGAAGATCCGTGAAAACTATCTTGAGGCTATCCTGAGGCAGAATATGGCTTACTTCGACAAGTTGGGCGCCGGTGAAGTTACCACGCGTATCACTGCTGATACCAACCTGATCCAGGACGCCATCTCTGAGAAAGTTGGTCTCACTTTGACCGCATTCGCCACATTTGTAACCGCATTTATTGTCGCCTACGTCAAGTATTGGAAGTTGGCTCTGATCTGTACCTCAACTATCGTCGCGCTGGTCATGGTTATGGGAGGTGGGTCGAGGTTTATTGTGAAGTACAGCAAGAAATCTATTGAAAGTTATGGTGCTGGTGGAACTGTCGCGGAAGAAGTCATCAGCTCCATTCGGAATGCTACCGCTTTCGGCACTCAGGATAAGCTCGCCAAGCAATACGAAACCCATCTGGCTGAGGCTGAAAAATGGGGCGTCAAACAACAGGTCATCCTTGGTATGATGATTGGTGGTATGTTCGGTATCATGTTCTCGAACTATGGTCTCGGTTTCTGGATGGGATCTCGCTTCGTTGTCGGTAAAGAAGTCAACGTGGGCCAAGTTCTGACAGTTTTGATGTCTATCCTGATCGGTTCGTTCAGTTTGGGCAACGTCGCCCCCAATGGTCAGGCCTTTACGAATGGTGTTGCTGCGGCCGCGAAGATTTACAGCACGATTGACCGCAGATCGCCACTGGACCCCTATTCTGACGAAGGGAAGGTACTCGACCATTTTGAAGGAAATATCGAATTTCGCAATGTCAAACACATCTACCCTTCAAGACCCGAAGTTACAGTCATGGAAGATGTCTCTTTATCGATGCCCGCCGGAAAGACTACCGCATTGGTGGGCCCATCTGGCTCTGGAAAGAGTACTGTTGTCGGCTTGGTGGAGCGCTTTTACCTTCCAGTAGGAGGCCAGGTATTGCTGGACGGCCATGATATCCAAACCCTCAACCTCCGTTGGCTGCGACAGCAGATCTCTCTTGTCAGCCAGGAACCTGTTCTTTTCAGCACCACGATCTTTAGAAACATCGAACATGGCTTGATAGGCACCAAATTCGAGCATGAGTCGAAGGACAAGATTAGAGAGCTCGTTGAGAATGCGGCCAGAATGGCCAATGCTCATGATTTTATTATGGCTCTGCCTGAAGGTTACGATACGAATGTGGGTCAGCGTGGCTTCTTACTTTCAGGAGGTCAGAAGCAACGTATTGCCATTGCTCGTGCCATTGTCAGTGACCCCAAGATTCTGTTGCTTGATGAAGCTACATCAGCTTTGGATACCAAGTCCGAGGGCGTCGTTCAAGCCGCTCTTGATAAAGCTGCCGAGGGTAGAACTACCATTGTCATTGCTCACCGTTTGTCAACAATCAAAACAGCCCACAACATTGTTGCCATGGTCGGCGGAAAGATTGCCGAACAGGGAACACATGACGAATTGGTCGATCGCAAAGGCACGTACTATAAACTTGTGGAGGCGCAACGTatcaacgaggagaaggaagcagaagctctggaagccgACGCCGACATGGACGCCGATGATTTTGGTCAAGAAGGGGTTACTCGCATCAAGACTGCAGTTAGCAGCTCGAATTCTCTCGATGCTGTAGATGAGAAGGCGCGCTTGGAGATGAAGCGAACCGGAACGCAAAAATCGGTTTCGAGTGCCGTTCTATCTAAGAAAGTCCCCGAGCAGTTCGAGAAGTATTCACTCTGGACCCTCGTCAAGTTCATCGGTGCATTTAACCGCCCTGAGCTTGGTTACATGCTCATTGGCTTGACTTTCTCGTTCCTTGCCGGTGGTGGTCAACCTACCCAGGCTTTTCTGTACGCCAAGGCAATTAGCACGCTCTCGTTACCCGAATCAATGTTTCACAAACTCAGGCATGACGCGAATTTCTGGTCCTTGATGTTCTTCGTGGTTGGAATTGCTCAATTTATCAGCCTGTCTATCAATGGTACAGCATTTGCTATTTGTTCGGAGAGACTCATTCGCCGAGCTAGAAGTCAAGCGTTTAGATCGATTCTTCGTCAGGACATCTCATTTTTCGACAGGGAAGAGAACAGCACCGGTGCCTTGACGTCCTTCTTATCAACAGAGACGAAGAATCTGTCGGGCGTTAGCGGAGTGACTCTCGGCACAATCATCATGACTAGCACTACGCTTGGGGCGGCGATGATCATTGCATTGGCGATCGGATGGAAGCTGGCTCTGGTTTGCATTTCTGTCGTTCCAATCCTTCTGGCATGCGGCTTCCTCAGATTCTACATGCTTGCTCAATTCCAGCAACGATCGAAGTCTGCCTACGAAGGGTCTGCGAGCTATGCTTGCGAAGCCACGTCAGCGATCCGCACTGTAGCATCACTCACTCGCGAACAAGATGTCTGGGGCGTTTACCACGACCAGCTACAAAAACAGGGACGGAAGAGTTTGATCTCAGTGCTGAGATCCTCCCTGCTGTATGCCTCGTCGCAGGCATTGGTGTTTTTCTGCGTCGCTTTGGGCTTCTGGTATGGTGGTACACTTCTAGGCCATCATGAGTACAgcatcttccgcttcttcgtctgctTTTCTGAGATTCTTTTTGGTGCGCAATCAGCCGGAACTGTCTTCTCCTTTGCCCCGGACATGGGTAAGGCAAAGAATGCCGCTGCTCAATTCAAGAAACTCTTCGACAGCAAGCCAACCATTGACATCTGGTCGGATGAGGGCGAGAAGTTGGAGTCTATGGAAGGCGAAATCGAATTCCGGGACGTCCACTTTAGGTACCCAACGCGGCCGGAGCAGCCTGTTCTTCGAGGACTGAATTTGAGCGTGAAGCCTGGACAATACATTGCCCTTGTTGGACCCAGTGGATGCGGTAAGAGCACTACGATTGCTCTGCTTGAGCGATTTTATGACGCACTTGCTGGAGGGGTCTTCGTTGACGGAAAGGACATTACCAAACTCAATGTCAACTCATACCGCAGTTTCCTCTCCCTTGTCAGCCAAGAACCTACTCTGTATCAGGGTACCATCAAGGAAAATATCCTGCTTGGAGTCGATAAGGATGACGTTTCGGAGGAGACTTTGATTAAGGTCTGCAAAGATGCCAACATCTATGATTTCGTTATGTCACTCCC TGAGGGATTTGACACCGTCGTTGGCAGCAAGGGAGGCATGTTGTCTGGTGGACAAAAACAGCGTGTCGCCATTGCTCGTGCCCTCCTGCGTGACCCCAAGGTCcttcttctggatgaagCCACATCTGCTCTTGACTCCGAATCTGAGAAAGTCGTACAAGCTGCGCTGGATGCTGCTGCCCGCGGGCGGACAACGATTGCTGTTGCCCACCGGCTGAGCACCATTCAAAACGCTGATATAATTTACGTGTTCGACCAAGGCAAGATCGTCGAAAGTGGAACGCACCACGAGTTGATTCGAAACAAGGGCCGGTATTACGAGCTGGTCAATCTGCAGAGTCTCGGAAAGACTCATTGA